In the Solanum pennellii chromosome 5, SPENNV200 genome, one interval contains:
- the LOC107018977 gene encoding peroxidase P7-like encodes MASSKNNTMVFLFLLVTLLIGSSSAQLSTNFYSKSCPKLYQTIKSTVQSAINKETRMGASLLRLFFHDCFVNGCDGSLLLDDTSSFTGEKRAAPNVNSVRGFEVIDNIKSAVEKACPGIVSCADILAVTARDSVVILGGPNWNVKLGRRDARTASQGAANSSIPAPTFNLNRLISSFSAVGLSTKDMVALSGAHTIGQARCTTFRARIYNETNNIDSSFARTRQNSCPRNSGSGDNNLAPLDLQTPSKFDNNYFKNLVNKKGLLHSDQQLFNGGSADSIVRSYINNPSSFNSDFVTAMIKMGDIRPLTGSNGEIRKNCRRRN; translated from the exons ATGGCTTCTTCAAAAAATAACACTatggtttttttatttttgcttgtGACATTATTAATTGGAAGTTCATCAGCACAACTTTCTACTAATTTTTACTCAAAATCATGTCCTAAACTTTatcaaacaataaaatcaaCAGTTCAATCAGCTATCAACAAGGAAACTCGAATGGGCGCTTCGCTTCTTAGGCTTTTCTTCCATGATTGCTTTGTTAAC ggATGTGATGGATCACTACTCCTTGATGACACATCAAGCTTTACTGGAGAAAAAAGGGCTGCTCCAAATGTGAATTCTGTAAGAGGATTTGAAGTCATTGACAACATCAAATCTGCTGTAGAAAAAGCATGCCCCGGCATTGTTTCTTGTGCTGATATTTTAGCTGTCACTGCTCGGGACTCTGTTGTTATT CTTGGAGGGCCTAATTGGAATGTAAAATTGGGCAGAAGAGATGCCAGAACAGCAAGCCAAGGTGCTGCCAATAGTAGCATTCCAGCTCCTACTTTTAACCTAAATAGACTCATCTCAAGTTTTAGTGCTGTTGGCCTTTCTACAAAGGATATGGTTGCCTTATCTG GTGCTCACACAATTGGACAAGCAAGATGCACAACATTTAGGGCACGTATATACAATGAGACCAACAACATAGATTCATCATTTGCAAGAACAAGGCAAAATAGTTGTCCAAGAAACTCAGGCTCAGGTGACAACAACTTAGCACCACTCGATCTCCAAACGCCTTCGAAATTcgataataattattttaagaatCTCGTGAATAAAAAGGGTCTACTACATTCTGATCAACAATTATTCAACGGAGGATCTGCTGATTCGATTGTTAGGTCTTACATCAATAATCCTAGCAGTTTCAACTCTGATTTTGTGACTGCTATGATCAAGATGGGCGATATTCGTCCACTTACTGGATCGAATGGTGAAATTAGGAAGAACTGTCGTAGAAGAAATTAA
- the LOC107019766 gene encoding BTB/POZ domain-containing protein At3g56230-like, protein MKEKVNYLTSCLTAFKGQVHKDILVKPGNDGPSIAAHKSLLSANSVIFKFMLDSDTCKAPPGHTITLAELSYLELYALLEFLYRGELPKEKLEKHVYTLSIAADKYEIKLLQKYCEHHMLGSLNTSNALKLLEISETYKSYSHLKAEAMIFIIKNVEGIVFTPKFDAFAVENPHLAVQITRASVVTNKNKKHKV, encoded by the exons ATGAAGGAGAAGGTTAACTATCTCACTAGTTGTCTCACTGCATTTAAAGGTCAAGTTCATAAAGATATTCTAGTTAAACCTGGAAACGACGGCCCTTCAATAGCAGCACACAAGTCTCTTCTG TCAGCAAATTCTGTTATTTTCAAGTTCATGTTGGATTCGGATACGTGCAAAGCTCCCCCGGGTCACACGATAACACTGGCAGAGCTGAGCTACCTGGAGCTGTACGCGCTCCTTGAGTTTCTTTATCGCGGAGAATTGCCTAAAGAGAAACTGGAAAAACATGTCTACACATTGTCAATTGCAGCAGACAAGTAtgaaatcaaactcttgcagaAATACTGTGAGCACCACATGTTGGGATCTTTGAACACATCGAATGCTCTCAAGCTTTTGGAGATTTCGGAGACATATAAATCTTACTCACATTTGAAGGCGGAAGCCATGATCTTCATCATTAAGAACGTCGAGGGCATTGTCTTCACGCCTAAATTTGATGCATTTGCAGTCGAGAATCCTCATTTAGCCGTTCAGATTACAAGAGCTTCTGTCGTCactaacaaaaataagaaacataaagtTTGA
- the LOC107018489 gene encoding amino acid transporter AVT6C-like, with protein MALAKNGAEIPLLPQTEQTLFTRENQQLILRAVFNVSTSIIGAGIMSVPATLKVLGVIPAFVLIILVAFLVDISVDFMLRFTYRGESKTYAALMNESFGKIGSVAVQICIMITNLGCLIMYLIIIGDVLSGQGEHLGVLQEWFGIHRWNSRNFAILFIVLFVMLPLVLYRRIESLWLSSALAVLLAIVFVVICSVMAITAILKGQTVTPRMLPKMDDETSFLNLFTAVPVIVTAFTFHFNVHPIATELGNPAAMSSAVKISLVLCAAIYFSIGIFGYLLFGDTIMPDILVNFDKSSGTSAISSMLNDVVRLSYAFHLMLVFPLLNFSLRANLDELVFPKMPFLATDTKRFVCLSLVLLAFSYLAAIFIPSIWYIFQFTGTTTGVCIAFIFPGAIALRDIHGISSRKDKIIAVIMIVQAVVTSFVTIATNIYNMSGNRP; from the exons atggcTCTAGCCAAAAATGGAGCTGAAATTCCCCTGTTGCCACAAACAGAACAAACTCTGTTTACAAGGGAAAATCAACAGCTGATTTTGAGGGCAGTGTTCAACGTATCGACGAGTATCATCGGTGCTGGAATTATGTCTGTTCCAGCAACTTTGAAGGTTTTAGGTGTAATCCCAgcttttgttttgattattttggTTGCTTTTTTGGTTGACATATCAGTAGATTTCATGTTGAGGTTCACATATAGAGGCGAATCGAAAACTTATGCTGCATTGATGAATGAGTCATTTGGAAAAATTGGTTCTGTTGCAGTTCAAATCTGTATCATGATAACAAATCTTGGTTGCTTGATCAtgtaccttattattattg GAGATGTTCTTTCTGGACAAGGAGAACATCTTGGTGTTCTACAAGAATGGTTTGGGATTCACCGGTGGAACTCGCGCAATTTCGCGATCCTCTTCATTGTCTTGTTTGTTATGCTCCCTCTCGTCCTCTATCGACGTATTG AATCATTGTGGTTGAGTTCAGCATTAGCTGTTCTACTGGCAATTGTATTTGTTGTCATATGTTCAGTTATGGCAATCACAGCAATACTTAAAGGGCAAACAGTAACTCCAAGAATGTTACCTAAGATGGATGATGAAACATCTTTTCTCAACCTTTTTACTGCTGTTCCTGTCATTGTTACAGCATTTACATTTCACTTCAATG TTCATCCGATTGCAACTGAGCTGGGAAACCCTGCAGCTATGTCTTCTGCTGTCAAGATTTCACTAGTACTATGTGCAGCTATCTATTTTTCAATTGGGATTTTCGGGTACCTTCTATTCGGGGATACAATCATGCCAGACATACTTGTAAATTTCGACAAATCATCTGGTACTTCAGCGATAAGTTCAATGCTAAACGATGTAGTTCGTCTGAGCTATGCTTTTCACCTAATGCTGGTGTTTCCCCTCTTGAACTTCTCCCTGAGAGCCAATCTAGACGAACTCGTATTCCCAAAGATGCCCTTTTTGGCAACTGACACCAAACGATTCGTGTGTCTTAGTTTAGTCCTCTTAGCCTTCTCATATTTAGCAGCCATTTTTATCCCGTCTATATGGTACATTTTCCAGTTCACGGGAACAACAACAGGTGTTTGCATTGCCTTCATATTTCCAGGTGCAATCGCCTTGAG AGATATCCACGGTATATCTTCAAGAAAAGATAAGATCATTGCAGTGATCATGATTGTTCAAGCAGTTGTGACTAGCTTTGTAACCATTGCTACTAATATCTACAATATGAGTGGAAATAGGCCATAG